One Glycine max cultivar Williams 82 chromosome 3, Glycine_max_v4.0, whole genome shotgun sequence DNA window includes the following coding sequences:
- the LOC100796698 gene encoding putative xyloglucan endotransglucosylase/hydrolase precursor, whose translation MAFFLFAILILMVPSSNAYWPPSPGYWPSSKFRSMSFYKGFRNLWGPQHQSLDQNALTIWLDRTSGSGFKSVRPFRSGYFGASIKVQPGYTAGVITAFYLSNNEAHPGFHDEVDIEFLGTTFGKPYTLQTNVYIRGSGDGRIIGREMKFHLWFDPTKDFHHYAILWSPKEIIFLVDDVPIRRYPRKSGATFPLRPMWLYGSIWDASSWATEDGKYKADYKYQPFVAKYTNFKASGCSAYAPRWCHPVSASPYRSGGLSRQQHSAMRWVQRYHMVYNYCQDPKRDHSLTPECWG comes from the exons ATggctttctttctctttgctATTTTAATCTTGATGGTCCCTTCTAGTAATGCCTATTGGCCACCTTCACCTGGCTACTGGCCAAGTTCCAAATTCAGGTCCATGAGTTTTTACAAAGGGTTTAGAAACCTCTGGGGCCCTCAGCACCAAAGCCTAGACCAAAATGCATTAACAATCTGGCTTGATAGAACCTCAG GAAGTGGATTCAAGTCAGTAAGGCCATTTCGATCCGGGTACTTTGGTGCTTCCATTAAGGTTCAACCTGGATACACTGCAGGTGTTATAACAGCTTTCTAT CTCTCAAACAATGAAGCACATCCCGGTTTCCATGATGAAGTGGACATTGAGTTTCTAGGGACAACATTTGGAAAGCCTTACACTTTGCAGACCAATGTTTACATAAGAGGGAGTGGAGATGGGAGAATCATAGGCAGAGAGATGAAGTTCCATCTCTGGTTTGATCCTACCAAAGATTTTCATCACTATGCTATACTGTGGAGTCCTAAGGAAATAAT ATTCCTAGTGGATGATGTGCCAATTAGGAGGTACCCGAGGAAGAGTGGTGCAACATTTCCTCTGAGGCCAATGTGGCTATATGGTTCAATATGGGATGCATCATCATGGGCAACTGAGGATGGAAAGTACAAAGCTGATTATAAATACCAACCTTTTGTGGCAAAGTATACCAATTTCAAAGCTAGTGGTTGCTCAGCCTATGCCCCTCGTTGGTGCCATCCAGTTTCAGCCTCACCATATAGGTCTGGTGGGTTGAGTAGGCAACAACATAGTGCCATGAGATGGGTGCAAAGATACCACATGGTTTATAACTATTGTCAAGACCCCAAGAGAGATCACAGCCTAACACCTGAGTGTTGGGGTTGA
- the LOC100818898 gene encoding E3 ubiquitin-protein ligase RFWD3 isoform X2: MDSTLFLNPADFELPHDYDENAEANLIEIPADFGLSHDDDDDDETDDEEEDDDDDEDEEYVPAGAPPRVSHDAPRVSTSNSEVVTLIESQNKRRRTEGGEASCSFANGSLSQENEWASPDVDGLLCPICMDAWTNNGEHHICCLPCGHIYGMSCIKKWLQHRRNSNKCPQCKVKCSLKDVRKLYASQVVAVEEENQKRIRSLEAKCAALESKVSNWHKKETGWQKREAALSFQVQKLTEGSDRHKKEAGWQKKEAALNLQVQKLTERNTYLEMLLDMQSRQLMFNFELQMSLMSPFEMQDILLPSGTNGVKDLHISASHSSSSLALFSSLGKKLSVLSLDSGNLVVNYDLQVPAWSCSWDLNNSHYIYAGLQVSTLVLYLFDVGTSNANLHITSLQNGSVLVFDMRQTAGPMKSLVGLTSNPVHTVHALAQTSSLSSGVKTILSASAVGLCQWNIDSEERPLMVPETDNQGVCISLAYCPSSDDIVASYRPKYDMSMDLRHSQPSPTPPSTQHGVQGTHVLFNRMGSHHFQKVGSSYASVSKFLLPKCVIMDIEDQSRLFASLNEDTRDLVLHALPSFRVLQQLKMQAQGRDLRYSPSHGILGCLSENTLQLFSKRSW, from the exons ATGGATTCAACACTATTTCTAAACCCCGCAGACTTTGAATTACCCCACGACTACGACGAAAACGCAGAAGCAAATCTCATTGAAATTCCCGCAGACTTTGGATTATCccacgacgacgacgacgacgacgaaaccgacgatgaagaagaagacgacgacgacgacgaagaCGAAGAGTATGTTCCCGCCGGGGCGCCTCCTAGGGTTTCGCACGACGCTCCCCGTGTCAGTACATCCAACAGCGAAGTCGTTACCCTCATCGAATCGCAGAACAAGCGCCGTAGAACCGAAGGAGGCGAGGCTTCTTGTTCCTTCGCGAATGGGAGCCTGAGCCAAGAGAACGAGTGGGCCAGCCCTGACGTTGACGGTCTCCTTTGCCCTATTTGTATGGACGCTTGGACCAATAACGGCGAGCATCACATCTG CTGTCTCCCTTGTGGACACATATATGGCATGTCTTGCATCAAAAAATGGCTTCAACACCGCAGAAATTCCAATAAG TGTCCTCAATGTAAAGTGAAATGCTCGTTGAAGGATGTGAGGAAACTCTATGCCTCTCAAGTAGTGGCCGTCGAGGAAGAAAATCAGAAG AGAATTCGGTCACTTGAGGCCAAATGTGCTGCCCTTGAAAGCAAG GTAAGTAATTGGCACAAGAAGGAAACTGGATGGCAGAAAAGGGAAGCTGCATTGAGTTTTCAAGTTCAGAAGCTTACAGAG GGAAGTGATCGCCACAAGAAAGAAGCCGGATGGCAGAAGAAGGAAGCTGCATTGAATCTTCAAGTTCAGAAGCTTACTGAG AGAAACACTTATTTGGAGATGCTACTAGATATGCAGAGCAGGCAATTGATGTTCAATTTTGAATTGCAG ATGAGCTTGATGTCTCCATTTGAGATGCAAGACATCTTACTGCCTTCTGGCACAAATGGTGTTAAAGACCTACACATTTCTGCTTCTCATAGTAGTAGTAGCCTGGCCCTCTTTTCTTCTCTAGGAAAGAAATTATCAGTGCTCAG CTTGGACAGCGGCAACcttgttgtcaattatgacCTACAG GTTCCTGCATGGTCTTGTTCATGGGATCTCAACAATTCACATTACATATATGCTGGACTACAGGTCAGCACTTtggttttgtatttatttgatgTGGGAACTTCAAATGCTAATCTTCATATAACTTCCCTGCAGAATGGTTCTGTCTTGGTGTTTGATATGCGCCAAACTGCAGGACCCATGAAATCCCTTGTTGGTTTGACTAGCAACCCTGTGCATACTGTACATGCTCTTGCACAAACTTCAAGTTTGTCTTCTGGTGTTAAAACCATCCTATCTGCATCTGCTGTTGGCCTTTGTCAGTGGAACATTGATTCTGAAGAGCG GCCGCTTATGGTTCCTGAAACTGATAATCAAGGAGTCTGCATATCCCTTGCCTATTGCCCTAGCAGTGATGACATTGTTGCTTCATACCGACCGAAATATGACATGTCCATGGATCTGCGTCACTCTCAACCATCGCCCACTCCTCCTAGTACGCAACACGGAGTACAGGGCACTCATGTCTTGTTCAATAGAATGGGCAGTCATCATTTCCAAAAGGTGGGTTCCTCATATGCCAGCGTAAGTAAATTTCTACTACCAAAATGTGTAATTATGGACATAGAGGATCAGAGCAGATTGTTTGCATCTTTGAATGAAGATACACGTGATTTGGTCTTGCATGCGTTGCCATCTTTTAGAGTTCTTCAGCAATTGAAAATGCAAGCTCAGGGCCGTGATCTTAGGTACTCACCTAGCCATGGAATTCTTGGTTGTTTAAGTGAGAACACATTGCAGCTTTTTTCCAAACGCTCGTGGTAA
- the LOC100818898 gene encoding E3 ubiquitin-protein ligase RFWD3 isoform X3 — protein sequence MDSTLFLNPADFELPHDYDENAEANLIEIPADFGLSHDDDDDDETDDEEEDDDDDEDEEYVPAGAPPRVSHDAPRVSTSNSEVVTLIESQNKRRRTEGGEASCSFANGSLSQENEWASPDVDGLLCPICMDAWTNNGEHHICCLPCGHIYGMSCIKKWLQHRRNSNKCPQCKVKCSLKDVRKLYASQVVAVEEENQKRIRSLEAKCAALESKVSNWHKKETGWQKREAALSFQVQKLTEGSDRHKKEAGWQKKEAALNLQVQKLTERNTYLEMLLDMQSRQLMFNFELQMSLMSPFEMQDILLPSGTNGVKDLHISASHSSSSLALFSSLGKKLSVLSLDSGNLVVNYDLQVPAWSCSWDLNNSHYIYAGLQNGSVLVFDMRQTAGPMKSLVGLTSNPVHTVHALAQTSSLSSGVKTILSASAVGLCQWNIDSEERPLMVPETDNQGVCISLAYCPSSDDIVASYRPKYDMSMDLRHSQPSPTPPSTQHGVQGTHVLFNRMGSHHFQKVGSSYASVSKFLLPKCVIMDIEDQSRLFASLNEDTRDLVLHALPSFRVLQQLKMQAQGRDLRYSPSHGILGCLSENTLQLFSKRSW from the exons ATGGATTCAACACTATTTCTAAACCCCGCAGACTTTGAATTACCCCACGACTACGACGAAAACGCAGAAGCAAATCTCATTGAAATTCCCGCAGACTTTGGATTATCccacgacgacgacgacgacgacgaaaccgacgatgaagaagaagacgacgacgacgacgaagaCGAAGAGTATGTTCCCGCCGGGGCGCCTCCTAGGGTTTCGCACGACGCTCCCCGTGTCAGTACATCCAACAGCGAAGTCGTTACCCTCATCGAATCGCAGAACAAGCGCCGTAGAACCGAAGGAGGCGAGGCTTCTTGTTCCTTCGCGAATGGGAGCCTGAGCCAAGAGAACGAGTGGGCCAGCCCTGACGTTGACGGTCTCCTTTGCCCTATTTGTATGGACGCTTGGACCAATAACGGCGAGCATCACATCTG CTGTCTCCCTTGTGGACACATATATGGCATGTCTTGCATCAAAAAATGGCTTCAACACCGCAGAAATTCCAATAAG TGTCCTCAATGTAAAGTGAAATGCTCGTTGAAGGATGTGAGGAAACTCTATGCCTCTCAAGTAGTGGCCGTCGAGGAAGAAAATCAGAAG AGAATTCGGTCACTTGAGGCCAAATGTGCTGCCCTTGAAAGCAAG GTAAGTAATTGGCACAAGAAGGAAACTGGATGGCAGAAAAGGGAAGCTGCATTGAGTTTTCAAGTTCAGAAGCTTACAGAG GGAAGTGATCGCCACAAGAAAGAAGCCGGATGGCAGAAGAAGGAAGCTGCATTGAATCTTCAAGTTCAGAAGCTTACTGAG AGAAACACTTATTTGGAGATGCTACTAGATATGCAGAGCAGGCAATTGATGTTCAATTTTGAATTGCAG ATGAGCTTGATGTCTCCATTTGAGATGCAAGACATCTTACTGCCTTCTGGCACAAATGGTGTTAAAGACCTACACATTTCTGCTTCTCATAGTAGTAGTAGCCTGGCCCTCTTTTCTTCTCTAGGAAAGAAATTATCAGTGCTCAG CTTGGACAGCGGCAACcttgttgtcaattatgacCTACAG GTTCCTGCATGGTCTTGTTCATGGGATCTCAACAATTCACATTACATATATGCTGGACTACAG AATGGTTCTGTCTTGGTGTTTGATATGCGCCAAACTGCAGGACCCATGAAATCCCTTGTTGGTTTGACTAGCAACCCTGTGCATACTGTACATGCTCTTGCACAAACTTCAAGTTTGTCTTCTGGTGTTAAAACCATCCTATCTGCATCTGCTGTTGGCCTTTGTCAGTGGAACATTGATTCTGAAGAGCG GCCGCTTATGGTTCCTGAAACTGATAATCAAGGAGTCTGCATATCCCTTGCCTATTGCCCTAGCAGTGATGACATTGTTGCTTCATACCGACCGAAATATGACATGTCCATGGATCTGCGTCACTCTCAACCATCGCCCACTCCTCCTAGTACGCAACACGGAGTACAGGGCACTCATGTCTTGTTCAATAGAATGGGCAGTCATCATTTCCAAAAGGTGGGTTCCTCATATGCCAGCGTAAGTAAATTTCTACTACCAAAATGTGTAATTATGGACATAGAGGATCAGAGCAGATTGTTTGCATCTTTGAATGAAGATACACGTGATTTGGTCTTGCATGCGTTGCCATCTTTTAGAGTTCTTCAGCAATTGAAAATGCAAGCTCAGGGCCGTGATCTTAGGTACTCACCTAGCCATGGAATTCTTGGTTGTTTAAGTGAGAACACATTGCAGCTTTTTTCCAAACGCTCGTGGTAA
- the LOC100818898 gene encoding E3 ubiquitin-protein ligase RFWD3 isoform X1: MDSTLFLNPADFELPHDYDENAEANLIEIPADFGLSHDDDDDDETDDEEEDDDDDEDEEYVPAGAPPRVSHDAPRVSTSNSEVVTLIESQNKRRRTEGGEASCSFANGSLSQENEWASPDVDGLLCPICMDAWTNNGEHHICCLPCGHIYGMSCIKKWLQHRRNSNKCPQCKVKCSLKDVRKLYASQVVAVEEENQKRIRSLEAKCAALESKVSNWHKKETGWQKREAALSFQVQKLTEGSDRHKKEAGWQKKEAALNLQVQKLTERNTYLEMLLDMQSRQLMFNFELQKTFDLDGARVFDMDISNQILLIAQKRKAIGGMHLLTKMSLMSPFEMQDILLPSGTNGVKDLHISASHSSSSLALFSSLGKKLSVLSLDSGNLVVNYDLQVPAWSCSWDLNNSHYIYAGLQNGSVLVFDMRQTAGPMKSLVGLTSNPVHTVHALAQTSSLSSGVKTILSASAVGLCQWNIDSEERPLMVPETDNQGVCISLAYCPSSDDIVASYRPKYDMSMDLRHSQPSPTPPSTQHGVQGTHVLFNRMGSHHFQKVGSSYASVSKFLLPKCVIMDIEDQSRLFASLNEDTRDLVLHALPSFRVLQQLKMQAQGRDLRYSPSHGILGCLSENTLQLFSKRSW, encoded by the exons ATGGATTCAACACTATTTCTAAACCCCGCAGACTTTGAATTACCCCACGACTACGACGAAAACGCAGAAGCAAATCTCATTGAAATTCCCGCAGACTTTGGATTATCccacgacgacgacgacgacgacgaaaccgacgatgaagaagaagacgacgacgacgacgaagaCGAAGAGTATGTTCCCGCCGGGGCGCCTCCTAGGGTTTCGCACGACGCTCCCCGTGTCAGTACATCCAACAGCGAAGTCGTTACCCTCATCGAATCGCAGAACAAGCGCCGTAGAACCGAAGGAGGCGAGGCTTCTTGTTCCTTCGCGAATGGGAGCCTGAGCCAAGAGAACGAGTGGGCCAGCCCTGACGTTGACGGTCTCCTTTGCCCTATTTGTATGGACGCTTGGACCAATAACGGCGAGCATCACATCTG CTGTCTCCCTTGTGGACACATATATGGCATGTCTTGCATCAAAAAATGGCTTCAACACCGCAGAAATTCCAATAAG TGTCCTCAATGTAAAGTGAAATGCTCGTTGAAGGATGTGAGGAAACTCTATGCCTCTCAAGTAGTGGCCGTCGAGGAAGAAAATCAGAAG AGAATTCGGTCACTTGAGGCCAAATGTGCTGCCCTTGAAAGCAAG GTAAGTAATTGGCACAAGAAGGAAACTGGATGGCAGAAAAGGGAAGCTGCATTGAGTTTTCAAGTTCAGAAGCTTACAGAG GGAAGTGATCGCCACAAGAAAGAAGCCGGATGGCAGAAGAAGGAAGCTGCATTGAATCTTCAAGTTCAGAAGCTTACTGAG AGAAACACTTATTTGGAGATGCTACTAGATATGCAGAGCAGGCAATTGATGTTCAATTTTGAATTGCAG AAAACGTTTGATCTGGATGGTGCTCGTGTTTTTGATATGgacatttcaaatcaaattttattaattgcaCAAAAGCGAAAGGCAATAGGTGGAATGCACTTGTTAACTAAA ATGAGCTTGATGTCTCCATTTGAGATGCAAGACATCTTACTGCCTTCTGGCACAAATGGTGTTAAAGACCTACACATTTCTGCTTCTCATAGTAGTAGTAGCCTGGCCCTCTTTTCTTCTCTAGGAAAGAAATTATCAGTGCTCAG CTTGGACAGCGGCAACcttgttgtcaattatgacCTACAG GTTCCTGCATGGTCTTGTTCATGGGATCTCAACAATTCACATTACATATATGCTGGACTACAG AATGGTTCTGTCTTGGTGTTTGATATGCGCCAAACTGCAGGACCCATGAAATCCCTTGTTGGTTTGACTAGCAACCCTGTGCATACTGTACATGCTCTTGCACAAACTTCAAGTTTGTCTTCTGGTGTTAAAACCATCCTATCTGCATCTGCTGTTGGCCTTTGTCAGTGGAACATTGATTCTGAAGAGCG GCCGCTTATGGTTCCTGAAACTGATAATCAAGGAGTCTGCATATCCCTTGCCTATTGCCCTAGCAGTGATGACATTGTTGCTTCATACCGACCGAAATATGACATGTCCATGGATCTGCGTCACTCTCAACCATCGCCCACTCCTCCTAGTACGCAACACGGAGTACAGGGCACTCATGTCTTGTTCAATAGAATGGGCAGTCATCATTTCCAAAAGGTGGGTTCCTCATATGCCAGCGTAAGTAAATTTCTACTACCAAAATGTGTAATTATGGACATAGAGGATCAGAGCAGATTGTTTGCATCTTTGAATGAAGATACACGTGATTTGGTCTTGCATGCGTTGCCATCTTTTAGAGTTCTTCAGCAATTGAAAATGCAAGCTCAGGGCCGTGATCTTAGGTACTCACCTAGCCATGGAATTCTTGGTTGTTTAAGTGAGAACACATTGCAGCTTTTTTCCAAACGCTCGTGGTAA